A genomic window from Solanum dulcamara chromosome 11, daSolDulc1.2, whole genome shotgun sequence includes:
- the LOC129873152 gene encoding protein DA1-related 1-like, producing the protein MGWLEKIFGGSTHRISGGQYHGGYEGGQYHGGYEGGQYHSGYEGGQYHGAYEDSTIWDGPTTSVDALSDFDKEEIDRAVALSLAEEDQKGKKVIESEPYLEEDEALAKALQESLNVESSSPPPPPPPPPRYDYGSLFPPVSYSFPYGYRVCAGCNAEIGHGRYLSCMGAVWHPECFRCHGCNQPISDYEFSMSDNRPYHKSCYKEQHHPKCDVCKNFIPSNSAGLIEYRAHPFWLQKYCPSHETDGTPRCCSCERMEPADARYLILEDGRKLCLECLDSSIMDTHECQPLYLEIQEFYEGLNMKVEQQIPLLLVERQALNEAMEGEKNGHHHMPETRGLCLSEEQTISSISRRPRIGGYRILDMFTEPYRLIRHCEVTAILILYGLPRLLTGSILAHEMMHAWLRLKGYPSLSPEVEEGICQVLAHMWLDSEIIAGSGSTSTSASSSASSSSSSSPSTSSKKGKRSDFEKKLGDFFKHQIESDTSAAYGDGFREGNKAVLKYGLKTTLDHIRLTGTFPC; encoded by the exons ATGGGCTGGTTAGAAAAGATATTTGGAGGTTCCACACACAGGATCTCTGGTGGACAATACCATGGGGGGTATGAGGGTGGGCAATATCATGGGGGCTACGAAGGCGGGCAATATCATTCGGGGTATGAGGGTGGGCAATATCATGGGGCGTATGAGGACAGTACAATTTGGGATGGACCAACTACATCAGTG GATGCATTGTCAGATTTTGATAAAGAAGAAATTGATCGTGCCGTTGCACTTTCTCTAGCAGAAGAGGATCAGAAAGGGAAAAAAGTAATCG AGAGTGAACCCTACTTGGAGGAAGACGAGGCGCTCGCCAAGGCTCTTCAGGAAAGTTTGAATGTGGAGTCATCatctccaccaccaccaccaccaccaccacctcgaTATGATTATGGAAGTCTCTTTCCACCAGTTTCATACTCTTTTCCGTATGGTTATAG GGTTTGTGCCGGTTGCAATGCTGAAATTGGACACGGAAGATATTTAAGTTGCATGGGAGCTGTTTGGCATCCAGAATGTTTCCGTTGCCATGGTTGCAATCAACCAATTTCTGACTATGAG TTTTCAATGTCAGATAACCGTCCATACCATAAATCATGCTACAAGGAACAACATCACCCAAAATGTGATGTATGCAAGAACTTT ATTCCATCAAATTCAGCTGGTCTAATTGAATATAGAGCTCATCCTTTCTGGCTTCAGAAGTATTGCCCATCACATGAAACTGATGGGACACCTCGTTGTTGCAGTTGTGAGAGAATGGAG CCCGCAGATGCCAGATATCTGATACTCGAAGATGGTAGGAAGCTATGCCTAGAGTGCTTGGACTCTTCAATAATGGACACTCATGAATGTCAACCCCTTTATCTTGAGATACAAGAATTTTATGAAGGTTTAAATATGAAAGTAGAGCAGCAAATTCCTTTGCTTCTAGTTGAAAGACAAGCATTAAATGAAGCGATGGAAGGAGAAAAGAAT GGTCATCATCACATGCCTGAGACTCGAGGACTATGCCTGTCCGAAGAACAGACCATTAGCTCT ATTTCAAGGCGACCACGGATTGGTGGTTATCGGATTTTAGATATGTTTACAGAGCCTTACAGGTTAATTCGACACTGTGAAGTGACAGCTATTCTAATCTTGTATGGTCTTCCTAG GTTATTGACTGGTTCAATTCTGgctcatgaaatgatgcatgcaTGGTTGCGGCTTAAAG GTTATCCGAGTTTAAGTCCAGAAGTGGAAGAAGGTATCTGCCAAGTTTTAGCTCACATGTGGTTGGACTCTGAAATTATAGCTGGTTCTGGTAGTACTTCAACTTCTGCATCTTCCTCTGCATCCTCATCGTCCTCTTCATCACCATCTACTTCATCAAAGAAAGGGAAACGTTCCGACTTTGAAAAGAAACTGGGTGATTTTTTTAAGCACCAGATTGAATCAGATACCTCAGCAGCTTATGGGGATGGATTCAGAGAAGGCAATAAGGCGGTGCTCAAGTATGGCCTCAAGACGACACTTGATCACATCCGGCTTACAGGAACCTTCCCGTGTTAA
- the LOC129872972 gene encoding lysM domain receptor-like kinase 4 — translation MMFDFTLKDILCFHLSYSAHKGMYLNFLSCHWMTLSKQLTMGDFPLIFFISFIILASKVYAQQNYSGNTVMSCEGTNETGTTSASFLYSCNGEKFSCLSFLIFRSQSPYNSVSSISKLLSSDPDEIVHINNISRSKILDQNQEVIVPVNCSCSGQYYQADTFYVIPSKYDTYFLIATSTYQGLSTCSALVHENVYNALDLFPGLNLRVPLRCACPTRDQSRNGVKYLVTHLVTWGDNVSSISTEFSVSSQSTAYANGLSENSVLYPFTTILIPLPKEPSSSQTRTIKREHTEILYPSRHKISYSSLFIGVGTGVSLAVLCFILFIVLKHKKENKRGEVLGNRRQGKQKRNLPEHVLESIVGEDQMIKVYEFEELVAATENFSSRKRLGNCVYKGVLRGKLMAIKEMRTDISKEVKFLAKINHFNLISLTGVCKHHQLSYLVFEFMENGSLKEWLFKDDNAEAQSWNSRICIALDIADGLDYIHNFAAPAYVHNNISSNSILLNRHLRAKISNFSLARSANNEGKESSSMKFFEGNNGYLAPEYIETSQVTPKIDIYAFGIVLLEIMTGKGAVFEQDGKEVLLSETVLESMDKESKIQELTDPRLQVKHPLGYIIQQTDLVLRLVKLCAACLTMEPERRPSATEVIYTLINIQSDVQT, via the coding sequence ATGATGTTTGACTTCACATTGAAGGATATTTTATGTTTTCACTTGAGTTACAGTGCCCATAAGGGCATGTACCTCAACTTTCTCAGCTGCCATTGGATGACTCTGAGCAAACAGCTTACCATGGGTGATTTTCCGCTTATCTTTTTCATAAGTTTCATCATTTTAGCTTCAAAGGTCTATGCCCAACAAAATTATTCAGGCAATACTGTCATGAGTTGTGAAGGAACTAATGAAACAGGAACAACTTCTGCTTCTTTTCTCTATTCTTGCAATGGTGAAAAATTCTCCTGTCTATCATTCCTGATTTTTAGATCACAATCTCCTTATAATTCTGTTTCTTCCATCTCAAAACTCCTATCTTCGGATCCTGATGAGATAGTCCACATCAACAATATCTCAAGGTCTAAAATATTGGATCAGAACCAAGAAGTTATAGTTCCAGTAAATTGTTCATGTTCAGGTCAGTACTATCAAGCTGACACTTTTTATGTTATACCAAGCAAATATGATACTTATTTTCTCATCGCAACCAGCACGTATCAGGGGTTATCTACTTGCAGTGCTCTTGTACATGAAAATGTCTACAATGCACTGGATCTGTTTCCGGGTCTAAATTTGCGGGTACCACTCAGATGTGCCTGTCCTACAAGGGATCAGTCAAGAAATGGTGTGAAATATCTGGTGACTCATTTGGTTACTTGGGGGGACAACGTTTCTAGCATTAGCACAGAGTTTAGTGTCAGTAGTCAAAGTACCGCATATGCAAATGGATTATCTGAAAATTCAGTTCTTTATCCTTTCACAACAATACTGATTCCTCTGCCAAAAGAACCTTCAAGCTCCCAAACAAGGACTATTAAGAGAGAGCACACAGAAATATTGTACCCTTCTAGGCACAAAATATCATACAGCAGTCTTTTCATTGGGGTAGGAACTGGTGTTTCCCTTGCAGTCCTCTGTTTTATCTTGTTCATTGtcttaaaacataaaaaggaaaacaaaagagGTGAAGTACTTGGGAACCGAAGACAAGGGAAACAAAAAAGGAATTTACCAGAACATGTCCTGGAAAGTATAGTTGGTGAAGATCAAATGATTAAAGTCTATGAATTTGAAGAACTGGTGGCTGCAACTGAAAACTTCAGCTCGCGAAAAAGATTAGGTAATTGTGTTTACAAAGGGGTCCTTCGAGGAAAACTGATGGCCATCAAGGAGATGCGGACAGACATATCAAAGGAGGTTAAATTCCTTGCAAAGATCAACCATTTCAATTTAATTAGCCTCACTGGTGTCTGTAAGCATCATCAACTATCCTATCTTGTTTTTGAGTTCATGGAAAATGGATCTTTAAAAGAATGGCTTTTCAAGGATGATAACGCCGAGGCTCAGAGCTGGAATTCCAGAATTTGTATTGCCTTAGATATCGCGGATGGTCTAGATTATATTCATAACTTCGCAGCTCCAGCCTATGTGCACAATAACATTAGTAGTAACAGTATCTTACTGAACAGACATCTAAGGGCcaagatttcaaattttagcCTGGCGCGGTCAGCTAACAATGAAGGAAAGGAAAGTTCATCTATGAAATTCTTCGAGGGAAACAATGGCTACTTGGCACCAGAGTACATTGAAACTAGCCAGGTTACTCCCAAGATAGATATCTATGCATTTGGGATCGTTTTGTTGGAGATAATGACAGGAAAAGGGGCTGTTTTTGAGCAGGATGGAAAAGAAGTACTCTTGTCAGAGACGGTGCTTGAAAGTATGGATAAAGAATCTAAAATTCAAGAACTCACAGATCCAAGGCTACAAGTTAAGCACCCTCTTGGTTACATAATTCAACAAACTGATCTCGTTCTTCGATTGGTGAAATTATGTGCAGCATGCTTGACAATGGAACCTGAAAGAAGACCAAGTGCAACTGAAGTAATATATACCTTAATCAATATCCAGTCAGATGTACAAACCTAG
- the LOC129872973 gene encoding lysM domain receptor-like kinase 4 encodes MNYSHLIFVFTIILASSSVSILAQQPYFGTGTNDCSIQDISNSAFGYLCNGVNRSCQSYLTFRSQPPFTTVASISSLLGADPFQLSRLNSVSQNATFNTNQMVLVPVTCSCSGQFYQSNTSYVVRKDDTLLNIAMITLQGLSTCHSIIAENNEPANNLVLGSRINVPLRCACPTKNQTDDGTKYLLTYLVASGEFVSFISDKFGVDFRETLAANRISEAAPTVLPNTTLLVPLLNPPLSSQVTGPSPPPPPSTTSTPPSVPVSESSSKKTWIYVVAGVVGGLVALCLLGVVIFFLFFRKREKKADPQFVSGSFEADEKPLNKKVEEESKEFLETLSSVAQSVKVYKFEEVKAATENFSPTCLIKGSVYRGTINGDFAAIKKMSGDVSKEINLLSKINHFNLISLSGICFHDGHWYLVYEYAANGPLSDWICHHSGEQKSLDWTQRVQVSLDVATGLNYLHSYTSPPHVHKDLNGSNILLDGDLRAKIANFGLARSADGQESEFALTRHIVGTQGYMAPEYLENGLVSPKLDVYAFGVLLLEILTGKEVSALYEGSNTNLAEMLIPVLHDEDAKENLSNFVDPSLQGKYPAELAIAVVRLINNCIMKDPSHRPSTNEIVQSVSRIMTATNSWEMSFSTSGSPHRLP; translated from the coding sequence ATGAATTATTCTCATCTCATCTTTGTTTTTACCATTATTCTTGCTTCTTCCTCTGTTTCAATTCTTGCACAACAGCCTTACTTTGGAACAGGAACAAATGACTGCAGCATCCAAGATATCTCCAATTCTGCTTTTGGGTACCTCTGCAATGGAGTTAACCGTAGTTGCCAATCTTATTTGACCTTCAGATCTCAACCCCCTTTCACTACCGTGGCCTCAATCTCTTCTCTATTGGGTGCTGACCCTTTTCAGCTCTCTCGGCTCAATTCAGTTTCTCAAAATGCTACCTTTAACACCAACCAAATGGTTCTTGTTCCTGTCACTTGTTCTTGTTCAGGTCAGTTTTATCAGTCAAATACATCTTATGTTGTCAGAAAAGATGATACTTTATTAAACATTGCAATGATTACCCTCCAAGGATTGTCAACTTGCCATTCTATCATCGCTGAGAACAATGAACCAGCCAATAATCTGGTTCTTGGTTCAAGAATTAATGTTCCTCTTCGATGCGCTTGTCCTACGAAAAACCAAACTGATGATGGTACAAAATATCTGCTTACTTATTTAGTTGCTTCTGGGGAATTTGTTTCTTTCATTAGTGATAAATTTGGGGTGGACTTTAGGGAAACTCTTGCTGCCAATAGAATATCAGAAGCTGCTCCTACTGTCTTGCCGAATACTACTCTATTAGTTCCTCTATTGAACCCACCTTTGAGTTCCCAAGTTACAGGACCGTCTCCACCACCTCCTCCCTCGACAACATCAACACCGCCTTCTGTCCCTGTATCGGAGAGTAGCTCGAAGAAAACTTGGATATATGTTGTGGCTGGTGTTGTTGGAGGACTTGTTGCTTTGTGTCTTCTGGGGGTGgttattttcttcttgtttttcaggaaaagggaaaagaaagctGATCCACAGTTTGTTTCTGGAAGTTTTGAAGCAGATGAGAAACCGCTAAATAagaaagttgaagaagaatcgaaggagtttttggaaactTTATCCAGCGTAGCTCAATCTGTTAAGGTTTACAAGTTTGAAGAGGTCAAAGCAGCCACAGAAAATTTCAGTCCTACATGTTTGATCAAGGGTTCTGTTTATCGGGGCACGATCAATGGGGATTTTGCTGCTATAAAGAAAATGAGTGGTGATGTATCAAAGGAAATTAATTTGCTGAGCAAAATTAACCATTTTAATCTTATTAGTCTCTCAGGAATTTGTTTCCATGATGGTCACTGGTATCTTGTATATGAATATGCTGCTAATGGACCATTAAGTGATTGGATATGCCATCATAGTGGTGAACAGAAGTCACTTGATTGGACACAAAGAGTACAGGTTTCTCTTGATGTGGCCACAGGGCTTAACTATCTCCATAGCTACACATCCCCTCCTCATGTTCACAAGGATTTAAACGGTAGTAATATTCTTCTTGATGGTGATTTAAGGGCCAAGATTGCTAACTTTGGTTTAGCAAGGTCAGCGGATGGACAAGAAAGTGAGTTTGCATTGACAAGGCACATCGTTGGGACCCAAGGTTACATGGCACCTGAGTATTTGGAGAATGGGCTAGTCTCCCCAAAGCTGGATGTCTATGCATTTGGAGTTCTGTTGCTGGAGATTCTCACTGGGAAAGAAGTTTCTGCTTTATATGAAGGCTCAAATACAAACTTGGCTGAGATGTTGATCCCGGTGCTTCATGACGAAGATGCAAAGGAGAATTTGAGCAACTTCGTCGACCCTTCTCTGCAAGGGAAGTACCCTGCAGAACTTGCCATTGCCGTGGTCAGATTGATCAATAACTGCATAATGAAAGATCCTTCACATCGCCCTAGTACGAATGAGATTGTGCAATCTGTTTCAAGAATTATGACAGCCACAAACTCCTGGGAAATGTCATTTAGCACTTCAGGTTCACCACATAGATTGCCCTAG
- the LOC129874608 gene encoding uncharacterized protein LOC129874608 yields the protein MEICRLPSQPAVIHLRQGQTAGVYSIKTPPFSPYIKCSLGDESCTKNPDSKNRMFILGMGFVGKLLAADLKCNGWEVTGTCTSTARKKKLEEMGFHAHIFDASEPQNEVLDIMKFHSHLLISVPPVLGVGDPMLQHKELLKERLKDGNLQWLGYLSSTSVYGDSGGAWVDEEFPPSPATELAKARIAAEEGWLHLACDVKVTAQIFRLGGIYGPGRSAVDTILKQEPLSKGQKMRLSRHYTSRIHVADICQALKASIQRPSRGKIYNVVDDDPAPREQVFKFATNLVEEKWPGHVSSSNSAEEAKSLIPQGASRGEKRVSNKRIKTELGVRLLYPTYESGLRSIIEHVENPFPLS from the exons ATGGAGATTTGCCGGCTACCAAGTCAACCGGCCGTTATTCATCTCCGGCAGGGTCAAACTGCCGGAGTATACTCTATTAAAACGCCACCGTTTTCCCCCTATATTAAATGCAGTCTAGGTGACGAATCTTGCACTAAAAACCCAGATTCGAAAAATCGAATGTTCATTCTGGGGATGGGTTTCGTAGGAAAATTGTTGGCTGCAGATTTGAAGTGCAATGGAtg GGAAGTTACAGGAACTTGTACTAGTACTGCCCGGAAGAAGAAATTAGAGGAAATGGGGTTCCATGCTCACATATTTGACGCCAGTGAACCACA AAATGAGGTCCTCGATATCATGAAATTCCACTCACATCTTCTTATCTCTGTCCCTCCAGTTTTGGGTGTTGGAGATCCG ATGCTTCAACATAAAGAATTGCTAAAAGAAAGACTGAAGGATGGTAACCTCCAGTGGCTTGGTTACTTGTCATCGACAA GTGTTTATGGAGACTCTGGTGGTGCATGGGTTGATGAAGA GTTTCCACCAAGCCCGGCAACTGAATTGGCAAAAGCAAGGATAGCTGCTGAGGAAGGATGGTTACATCTGGCTTGTGATGTAAAGGTCACTGCCCAAATATTTAGATTGGGTGGCATATATGGTCCTGGTAGAAG TGCTGTTGACACCATTCTCAAGCAAGAGCCTCTGTCAAAAGGTCAGAAGATGAGACTTTCTAGGCATTATACATCCCGTATTCATGTTGCTGACATCTGCCAGGCTCTTAAGGCCAGCATACAGAGGCCATCTCGTGG GAAGATATACAACGTAGTTGATGATGATCCTGCTCCTAGAGAGCAGGTATTTAAGTTTGCTACGAACTTGGTTGAGGAGAAATGGCCAGGCCACGTAAGCTCCAGCAACTCTGCTGAAGAGGCAAAGTCTCTAATCCCGCAGGGAGCTTCAAGGGGAGAGAAGCGAGTCTCCAATAAACGCATTAAAACTGAACTGGGAGTGAGGCTGCTTTACCCTACATATGAATCTGGATTGAGGAGCATCATTGAGCATGTGGAAAATCCATTTCCCCTAAGTTGA